A window of Patagioenas fasciata isolate bPatFas1 chromosome 5, bPatFas1.hap1, whole genome shotgun sequence contains these coding sequences:
- the NR1H3 gene encoding oxysterols receptor LXR-alpha yields the protein MGPTQLSTQDHGKRVASVFEMEEEGLSLFPGSENPPEPAENPPLKRKKGPAPKMLGNEVCSVCGDKASGFHYNVLSCEGCKGFFRRSVIKGAQYVCKNGGKCEMDMYMRRKCQECRLRKCQEAGMREQYVLSEEQIRLKKLKKQEDDQARTVVVRPNPPNPPSPSHELTPEQLSMIEKLVAAQQQCNQRSFTDRLKVTPWPQVPDPNNREARQQRFAHFTELAIISVQEIVDFAKQLPGFLELTREDQIALLKTSTIEVMLLETSRRYNPEIESITFLKDLSYNRDDFAKAGLQFEFINPIFEFSKGMNELQLNDAEYALLIAINIFSADRPNVQDQSLVERLQHTYVEALHSYICINRPNDRLMFPRMLMKLVSLRTLSSVHSEQVFALRLQDKKLPPLLSEIWDVHE from the exons AAAATCCCCCCCTGAAGCGGAAGAAAGGTCCGGCCCCTAAGATGCTGGGAAACGAAGTGTGCAGCGTGTGTGGGGACAAGGCCTCGGGCTTCCACTACAACGTGCTGAGCTGTGAAGGTTGCAAGGGCTTCTTCCGACGCAGTGTCATCAAGGGTGCACAGTACGTCTGCAAGAACGGTGGCAAGTGTGAAATGGACATGTACATGCGTCGCAAGTGTCAGGAGTGCCGGCTGCGCAAGTGCCAGGAGGCGGGCATGCGGGAGCAGT ATGTTTTGTCTGAAGAACAGATCCGACTGAAAAAACTGAAGAAGCAGGAAGATGATCAGGCTCGGACAGTTGTGGTGCGTCCAAACCCTCCGAATCCACCAAGCCCTTCCCACGAACTGACGCCTGAACAGTTGAGCATGATAGAAAAGCTTGTGGCCGCTCAGCAGCAGTGCAACCAGCGCTCGTTCACAGACAGGCTCAAAGTGACG CCGTGGCCCCAAGTTCCTGACCCTAATAACCGTGAAGCAAGGCAGCAGCGTTTTGCTCACTTTACAGAACTTGCTATTATTTCTGTGCAAGAGATTGTGGACTTTGCCAAGCAACTACCTGGCTTTCTGGAGCTCACCAGGGAAGATCAGATTGCTTTATTGAAGACATCTACCATAGAG GTGATGTTGTTGGAGACATCTCGGCGCTACAATCCAGAGATTGAGAGCATCACCTTTCTTAAGGACCTGAGCTATAATCGGGATGACTTCGCCAAAGCAG gtctGCAGTTTGAATTCATTAACCCCATCTTTGAATTCTCAAAGGGAATGAATGAGCTACAGCTCAATGATGCTGAATATGCACTTTTAATCGCCATCAACATTTTCTCTGCAG ACCGACCGAATGTGCAGGACCAGTCCCTGGTGGAAAGGCTGCAGCACACCTATGTGGAAGCTCTTCATTCTTATATTTGCATCAACAGACCAAAT GACCGCCTGATGTTTCCACGGATGTTAATGAAGCTGGTCAGTCTTCGGACACTAAGTAGTGTCCATTCTGAACAGGTGTTTGCCCTTCGGCTGCAGGACAAGAAACTCCCTCCCCTGCTCTCAGAAATCTGGGATGTGCATGAGTGA